TCAAATCAGTGCTTACAAAAGCCAATTTTTAACCCATGGCCAGCAAGAGTTTGACGCTTTAGAAACGGAATTTAAACAGTATTTACACAGAGGGAAAGGGGTATTACAGATTGATACGCCTGATACAGAATTAAATGCATATGTTAACCATTGGATGGCCAGACAGCTTTATTATCATGGTGATGTGAATCGTCTGACTACCGACCCTCAAACTCGTAATTATCTGCAAGATAATATGGGCATGGCTTACATTTTGCCAAAGGTGAGTCGCGCTGCTTTTATCTTGGCTTTGAGTCAACAAAATAGCAGTGGTGAAATGCCTGATGGAATTTTAATTACAGCAGGCGCCGAACTTAAATATATCAACCAAGTGCCTCACACTGATCACTGTGTTTGGTTACCTATTTGTTTAAAAGCTTACCTAGATGAAACAGGTGATTATGGCTTATTAGATCAACAAGTGGCTTTTGCTGATACCGAACAAACATCATGTGTCTCTGAACATATTAAGCGAGCCATGTTTTGGCTGGATAAAAGTCGAGATCATAGGGGGTTAAGTTATATTAACCAAGGTGATTGGTGTGACCCTATGAATATGGTGGGGTTTAAAGGTAAAGGGGTATCAGCTTGGTTAAGCTTGGCATCTGCGTATGCTATGTCTGTGTGGGTAGATATACAAAATAATGTTAGTGCAAAATTGACAGCAAGCAATCGAACACTCATGCAAAAAATTGCTGAAATTAATCAGCAGGTTAATCAACATTGCTGGGTGGAAGATCGTTTTGCTCGAGGTATTACTGATGATGGTCGAGTATTTGGCATTGCTGGTGATAATGAAGGAAAAATTTTTCTTAATCCTCAGAGTTGGGCATTTTTAAGTGGTGCAGCCTCGGGGCCGCAAATACCTTTGATGTTAAATGCGATTAAACAAAATTTGGATACACCTTACGGTTGTATGATGTTAGCTCCTTGTTTTACCAATATGGTAGAAGACATAGGCCGTGTGACGCAAAAATTTCCGGGCACAGCTGAAAATGGCTCTGTGTATAATCATGCCAGTGCTTTTTATGCCTATAGCCTATTCACTTTAGGTGAGAGCGATTTAGGATTTGAGCAATTGAAAAAAATGTTATCTACTGATAAAGACATTTTAACCAAAGGTCAATTACCTCTTTTTATTCCTAACTATTATCGAGGTGCTTATTATCAGTTTCCAAATGAAGCGGGTAAGTCTAGCCAATTGTTTAATACTGGCACTGTTGCTTGGTTTTACCGTTGTTTGATTGAACAGGTATTTGGTGTCTCGGGTTGTAAACAAGGCTTGTTGATTAAGCCACAATTACCAAGTGATTGGCCTCAAGCAAAAATAATTAGGCAATTCAGAGGGGCAACTTTTAAAATTTGCTATTTACGTGATAAAAACTGTCTTCAGCAAGAAGTATGGCTAGACGAGCAATTGTTAGAATCAAATTGTATAACTGAATTCACCGCGGGTAATACTTATCAGGTAGTGGTGAAGTTACCTTTTATAGGGGCTAATTCACATGACAAATAACACTATGCCCAAGTTGATTATAGTGATGGGGGTGAGTGGCTGTGGTAAATCTTCGGTGGCCAGTCAACTTGCTAATGATTTAGCTTATCAATTTGTCGAAGCTGACGATTATCACTCTGAGCAAGCTAAGAATATGATGGCTAAGGGAATACCTCTGACCGATGAAATAAGATTACCTTGGCTAAACAGAATCATTGTTCACTTAAGACAACAGCCGTTAAAAAATTCAGTAATGGCTTATTCTGGTTTAAAACGAGAGCACAGACAGTTGTTTCGTGAATGTGGCTTTAACACTATCTTTGTCCATTTAACTGGAAGCATTGCCTTGATAAGTCAACGCATGCAGGCACGAACTGGACATTTTATGCCTGAGTCAATGTTGCAAAGTCAATTTGATTCCATGCAATGGCCTGAAGGAGAGGTAGATGTTGTAGATATTGATATACAGCAATCGCTTGCAGATATTATCGAACAAGCCCGTGTTTGTACGACACTTCTTAACCCGAATTCAGGTTAACTAGAAACAATTCGAGGCTGTCACTTCTTTTAACTAATAGCTAGATCATTTAGGTGGTACTAACTTTATCTGATCGCTAAACTTCTGGCGTAGTATTAGTTGGTTTATCCAAATGTTTCCACACATGTAATAGCTTGTTTTTTGCTATTTCTATATCGACCCCAACTAAATACAAACATGGGGTCAATATTAATGTTGTGAGAGTTGCGAATATAATGCCGTATGCGAGAGATACCACCATAGGTACTAAGAACTTGGCTTGTTCTGTGTCACCAGATAACATAGGAATAAGACCGACAAAGGTGGTTAGAGAAGTTAATGTTATGGCTCTAAAACGAGAGCGACAAGCTTCTCTCATCGCATTTAACGAACTTTTTCCTTGGGCCTTTAAGTTGTTTAAACAATCCACTAAGACTAAGTTGTCGTTCACCACTACACCTGCTGCAGCTAAAATGCCTAACATCGAGAAAGCACCAAAATAGACCTCGTGAGCTAGATGTCCAAAAATTGAACCTGTATAGGCAAAAGGTATGGCGGACATGATCAACAAGGGCTGACTGTATGATTTAAATGCCACAGCCATTAATACGTAAGCAATAAATAGAGCTAAACCTTCATAATGATAAACTTTATCCATGAAGTCATCTTGGTTACGTGAACGGCCTTTTCTGTCCATATTAACTTCTGGATTGCGTTTCGCCCATTCTCCTAAGTAATCGACCTTTATTTTCTCTTTTAAAGCGCTTAAATTATTGCCGGCATAATCGGCATACACCCAAGCAACTTTCATCCCATCGCGTCGTTGAATTCGGCTAATGCCTGGTTTTAATTCAATATTAACTAGGTTTACCAAAGGAATTTCATTTTTATTTCGAGTTCTAATTTTAAGTGCATACAAAGAATCAATATCTTCTCGTTCTGAACGGGAATAATGTACTTTTACTCTTGAGTCACCTCCTTCTCTGGGCAGTCTTTGTACTTCTTGCCCATAAAAAGCCTGTTTAACTTGTTGGCTAATGTCTTTTAAAGTGACTCCTAGTGCTTCAGCCCCTGGTTTCATACTGAACATGATCTCTTTACTGCCACGAGCCAAACTATCCCTAACTAAATAAACATCATTATACTCGGCTAAATGGTTTTTAAGTTCGTTGACCGCAATTGTCATAGCGTCAAGATTATTGCTCTGCATCATAAACGCCACTTTAGGCTCACGTTCGTTTAGGGTCGCTTTAAACTCAATTTCTTCAGCATCAGGAATTTCACCAATATATTCTGTTAATAAGTTAGTGGCGGTATCGGTATCTATAATCCGTTCAGCATAGGGGACTAATTTTAAGTAACTTGAAATTCGACTGCCTGAAATTCGGCTATAGTGATGGGCGATAAATTGGCCATTACCATCAGTGCTAAGATCGGCCACATATTTAGTGAGTTTCTCTTGACCGGCATTCATTTGGCTTAATACTTGTTGCATACGATCAAAAGAAACGTTTTCTGGCAGAGTGATATTCAGCCTTATCGTGTCAGCTTCAATTTTTGGTTCAAAAGATTGCAGAATAAAATTGTCATTCAATAATTTAACCGACAAACAAAATACGAGAATAAATACCGCAACAACTAAGTATCGACACTTTAATAAGAAGTCGATAAAGGGGCCATACACTTGGCTACCAACCCAAGTTAAAAAATCAGCAAATTTTTTCTGAAACTTTGCTAGCTTCGAAGGTTTTTCGTTTGGGTCATCATCGGGTAAATGGCGTAAATGTGAAGGTAATATAAATAAAGCTTCGAATAAAGAAAAACACAAAGCTAACATTACCACTATGGCAATAGTGCGTGTAAATTCAGCTGTACTGCCAGGCAAAAACGCCATAGGCATAAATACAATAATGGTGGTTAATACGCCAAACACCACTGGTTTGGCAACCGCTTGTACTCCTAACAAAGCTGCTTTTTCGCCATGATGTCCAAGTTCATGTTGTTTATGAATACTTTCGCCAATCACAATGGCGTCGTCTACCACTATCCCTATCACCATCATAAAGGCGAATAAAGATAACATATTGAGTGACACAGAAAAGCTAGGCAATAACCAAAATGCAGCTGCGAAAGCTGTGCCTATTCCGACAGAAACCCATAAAGCAATCCGAGGTTGCAGGAACAATAATAATAAACTAAAAACTAAAATAAGACCGCTGATAGCGCTGTTAAATATGGTATCTAAACGACTCTGATAGGCATTATTCCAGTCTTCCCAAACAGTTAGGCTGACACCTTCAGGAAGTTGTTTTATTTTCTTTTCGATATAATTGTTTACGTTCGCAGACATCACAGGGATATTCATATAATCGCCGTTATACACATCAATCAATAATGCTGTTTGGCCGTCGAATGAAGAATATCTTTTACTGGCTGCAAGGCCATCATAAACGGTCGCTACATCACCTAATCTAAGAATTGCACCATCCGCAGAATGGCGTAAAATTATTTTTTCGAAATCTATTTGTTTTTCAGCACGGTTACGTATATTTAATCTAAAAGTTTCGGTTTCTCCAAATACACTACCAGCTGAGCTATTAATAGAGTTATTGCGTACTGCTGATTCAATTTCGCTAAAAGATAAACCATATTGGCGTAACTTTTGTTCTGTGACTTGAATAGATATTTCTTCACTGATGTCACCACTGATATCGACATTTGTAATGAGTGGTAGCGCAGCTACTTCTCGACGAATTTCTTGTGCCAGTTTATTTAACATTAATTCATCAATATTGCCGTGTAGGGCAATCCTGATCATTTGATCTCGTTTAATGCGTTCTGTGACTATGGGTCTGTCTGCGTCATTAGGCAGACCATTGACTGAGTTTATTTTTTCACGAATATCATCTGAGAATTTTCGTCTATCAACTCTTTCTTCTCCTGTAATTACCACTTGAGCACGACCTTCATAAGCGGTAGAAACAATAGATTTAATCCCTTCTACATTTTTGACGGATTCTTCAAAACGAACAATTAGCTGATCTTCTACATCTCTTGGGCTAGCCCCTCGCCAGGTCATACGAACATCCATTATTGGCAGACGTACGGTGGGAAAAGGCTCTTTTTCTATGGTTAATAAGTAAGACATACTGCCCGCTACCACTAATATCAACATGGCCAAGTTGGCCGCAATAGGGTTGCGAATCCACCAAGCTAGAAGAGAATTATTTTGCATTGTTTTGGCCTAATAGCGCGAGTTTTTGTTTGTCTTCACTTGTTACTCTTAGCCCGTCTTTTCGCTTTTTTGCTGCACTGCCGAGTTGGTCACTAATGGGTCTTTTTCGTGCTAATTGACCATTAGGTAATAAAGGTTGTAATGGCATACCAGGAGTAGGAATGGCTAATGCAGAAGTAATTACTAGGCTATGATCAGGTAAGTTTTTAACGACAATCGAATCTGGGTTACGTTGCACTATCTCGGCAATTTTTACTTGTAAGCGGTTATCTTCATCAACTACCCATAATTGTTCGTTGCTCCTTAAGGCCGATTTAGGTAACTCAGTTATCTCGTCGGCGAGTTGTCCTGTAATCTGCGCATTAACGAACAAACCTTTTAGCAAGGGTTGTTGATTATCACTAGGATTATGTACTTCGGCAACGGCATAAAGACTACGTGTTTGACTATCAATAGCTGCCTCAACTCGGATGATTTTGGCATTCCAGCGGTATTCGTTTTGTCCTACTTGGGCGCTCAGTTCAACTGCAAACTCTGAATCTGCATATTGAGTGTAATAATCAAGAGGTAGGCCTATTTGACTAAATTGCTCAGCGGTCATAGGTAATCTGACTTCCATGACGTCGTTACCGTGTAATTGAGCCACTAAGCCACCACGGTTTAAGTATTGGCCGATGGTTAAGGTTTCTTTTTCTATTCGAGCATCAAAAGGAGCAAAAATTTGGGTTCTTTTTAACGCTAATTCAGCAACTGCTAGGTCGGCTTTAGCTGCATCCAATGACGCTTCCGCCTGTTTCAATTGAGGAATACCCAATGCTAAATCTGATGGGTTTTTCCGGCCTAGGTCAGCGAGTTCTCTCTGTGCTGATTCTGATTCAGCTTGAACTTTAGTTAATTGTTGTTCTGCTTGTGCGACCCTAGATTGTCTTTGGATCACTTCTAACAAATAATCACTTTGATCGATCTGGATTAATAACTCACCTTGTTTGACTTTACCGCCATTCACCAGGTTATCTGACAGTTTATCTATTTTCCCCGTCACTTCACTGCGAATTTCTAGATCTTGCTTAGGTAGCATCTGGCCTTGGCTATGCCCCATTAAAGCAGCACTGCTTTGTGTTGCTTGATGCACAAATACTTTATGCAACTTAATGCGCCTAGGGCGCTCATTGGGTTGAGGTTTGTTTTCATCCAACCAATTCACTACGGTTAAGCTAAATAGTAATATAGCGATAGGTGCTACTAGCCATTTTATAATTTTACCGATTAATATTTTGCGTGAATTTGCGGACATATCGCTCAGAAAAAATGATTTGCGGGGCATGTTATTAGGTCTCACTGGAAATAGGGAAGGGTTCACCTAGAGCTAAAATTAAGTCCACTCTATTTGATAAAATAGCAAAACGGCTACGGATCAAATTGACTTTGGCTGATATACGCCGAGTTTGTATGTTGAGCAATTCGAAACTGCTAGCTAAACCATTTTGATAGTTTTCTATAGTACGTTTTTCCGCTTGATCGATTTGCTCATAGGCATTTTCTAAAGCTACAAAACGTTGGCGTTGAATTTGTTCTGCGTATAAGGCATGTTCAATTTCTTGCCAAACGGTCAATAAGGTTTGCTGGTATTGCGCTAAAGCTAAATCTTGTCTGGCTTTTTGTTGTTTTATTTTTGCATCAATAGCGCCGTTATTAAATATGGGTTGTACTAAATCAGCAGTAAGGCTAGCTAGCCAGTATTTCCAATCAAATAACTGGCTAAAATCTTCACGGTTAGCTCGAAAACTGGCACCCAGATTGATGTCGGGTAAATATCCCTTTTCTGCTTCCTTACTACGATAATGTGCGCTCATTAAGCGATATTCAGCCGCTACTAAATCGTGTCTTTGTTTTAATACTCTTTGAGGAGAAACTAACTCAATAATTTGGGGTAAATTAATTTCATCACGGGTGTTGTTGATAGCAGCGCTAGGGTAACGTCCTAACAGTAGATTAAATCGTTGTTTGGCTTGATTAAGGCTTAGACGTTGTTGGTTGAGAGAAGCTTGAATGCTATACAAACTATTTAATGCTAAACGATAATCTTGGCTACTGCTTAATCCTGAATCTAAGCGTTGGGCGGTAATATCGACTCTATGTTGCTGACTTGCTAAGTTTTGCTCAGACCAATACACCAGTTCATTCGCTTCTTGTATGTCTAAGTATCTCAACAATATTTGGCCAATTACAGATTGTTGTGCAGCGGTAAAGTCAAATTCAGAGGCATACAATTCAGCAGTGGTTGCTGCGCGGGTATTGGAGAGTTTTTGCCACAGATCTAATTCCCAACTGGCTCTAAAGCTGGCTGAATAACGACTTTGGCTGACTTTTTCGTTAGCATTTAATACCTGTTCTTGCCGTGAGCCTAAAGTTGCATCTAGTTTAGGTAATAAACTGACCTGACTTGCTTGATTGTTGGCTTGACTAAGATTCAGACGGGCTAGGGCAATTTTTATACTTAAGTTATCAATTTTAGCTTGTTGCAGTAGCAGTTGTAGTTCTGTAGGTATAGCTAATAAAGGTGTTGATACTTGGCTATTTGGGGTTGTTGCTGATGATGTCGCATTAAACCAAGTCGCAGGGATAGTTTGATTTTCAGGTAACTCAAGGTCAGCTC
The sequence above is a segment of the Paraglaciecola sp. L3A3 genome. Coding sequences within it:
- a CDS encoding TolC family protein, with amino-acid sequence MDKFFVLTALLFFTACSSSVKRADLELPENQTIPATWFNATSSATTPNSQVSTPLLAIPTELQLLLQQAKIDNLSIKIALARLNLSQANNQASQVSLLPKLDATLGSRQEQVLNANEKVSQSRYSASFRASWELDLWQKLSNTRAATTAELYASEFDFTAAQQSVIGQILLRYLDIQEANELVYWSEQNLASQQHRVDITAQRLDSGLSSSQDYRLALNSLYSIQASLNQQRLSLNQAKQRFNLLLGRYPSAAINNTRDEINLPQIIELVSPQRVLKQRHDLVAAEYRLMSAHYRSKEAEKGYLPDINLGASFRANREDFSQLFDWKYWLASLTADLVQPIFNNGAIDAKIKQQKARQDLALAQYQQTLLTVWQEIEHALYAEQIQRQRFVALENAYEQIDQAEKRTIENYQNGLASSFELLNIQTRRISAKVNLIRSRFAILSNRVDLILALGEPFPISSET
- a CDS encoding gluconokinase, with the translated sequence MTNNTMPKLIIVMGVSGCGKSSVASQLANDLAYQFVEADDYHSEQAKNMMAKGIPLTDEIRLPWLNRIIVHLRQQPLKNSVMAYSGLKREHRQLFRECGFNTIFVHLTGSIALISQRMQARTGHFMPESMLQSQFDSMQWPEGEVDVVDIDIQQSLADIIEQARVCTTLLNPNSG
- a CDS encoding efflux RND transporter permease subunit, whose translation is MQNNSLLAWWIRNPIAANLAMLILVVAGSMSYLLTIEKEPFPTVRLPIMDVRMTWRGASPRDVEDQLIVRFEESVKNVEGIKSIVSTAYEGRAQVVITGEERVDRRKFSDDIREKINSVNGLPNDADRPIVTERIKRDQMIRIALHGNIDELMLNKLAQEIRREVAALPLITNVDISGDISEEISIQVTEQKLRQYGLSFSEIESAVRNNSINSSAGSVFGETETFRLNIRNRAEKQIDFEKIILRHSADGAILRLGDVATVYDGLAASKRYSSFDGQTALLIDVYNGDYMNIPVMSANVNNYIEKKIKQLPEGVSLTVWEDWNNAYQSRLDTIFNSAISGLILVFSLLLLFLQPRIALWVSVGIGTAFAAAFWLLPSFSVSLNMLSLFAFMMVIGIVVDDAIVIGESIHKQHELGHHGEKAALLGVQAVAKPVVFGVLTTIIVFMPMAFLPGSTAEFTRTIAIVVMLALCFSLFEALFILPSHLRHLPDDDPNEKPSKLAKFQKKFADFLTWVGSQVYGPFIDFLLKCRYLVVAVFILVFCLSVKLLNDNFILQSFEPKIEADTIRLNITLPENVSFDRMQQVLSQMNAGQEKLTKYVADLSTDGNGQFIAHHYSRISGSRISSYLKLVPYAERIIDTDTATNLLTEYIGEIPDAEEIEFKATLNEREPKVAFMMQSNNLDAMTIAVNELKNHLAEYNDVYLVRDSLARGSKEIMFSMKPGAEALGVTLKDISQQVKQAFYGQEVQRLPREGGDSRVKVHYSRSEREDIDSLYALKIRTRNKNEIPLVNLVNIELKPGISRIQRRDGMKVAWVYADYAGNNLSALKEKIKVDYLGEWAKRNPEVNMDRKGRSRNQDDFMDKVYHYEGLALFIAYVLMAVAFKSYSQPLLIMSAIPFAYTGSIFGHLAHEVYFGAFSMLGILAAAGVVVNDNLVLVDCLNNLKAQGKSSLNAMREACRSRFRAITLTSLTTFVGLIPMLSGDTEQAKFLVPMVVSLAYGIIFATLTTLILTPCLYLVGVDIEIAKNKLLHVWKHLDKPTNTTPEV
- a CDS encoding GH36-type glycosyl hydrolase domain-containing protein, whose protein sequence is MLKGNFCSIERHDDGARYVLKSPTILPNASGFLWNKNMLIQANCRGYALAQFMQPDAGKYVSGPAFEAKTFMQPEQPYYANHPGRFVYVKDNADGSFFSAPYEPVRVKLDRFEFIAEPHQITWLSEYNKIRLTLCLRLPTEAALECWQVTVEDLSGQGRDLSIYPYFPIGYRSWMNQSGKFEPALNAVVCRSIEPYQKVDDYYKNKSLHELTFLAADVPADSWETSQHIFEGEGGLHQPSAIQQTSLNNSVANYCTPTAVMQFKARLKPKERKSIHLLFGPAKDFAQISAYKSQFLTHGQQEFDALETEFKQYLHRGKGVLQIDTPDTELNAYVNHWMARQLYYHGDVNRLTTDPQTRNYLQDNMGMAYILPKVSRAAFILALSQQNSSGEMPDGILITAGAELKYINQVPHTDHCVWLPICLKAYLDETGDYGLLDQQVAFADTEQTSCVSEHIKRAMFWLDKSRDHRGLSYINQGDWCDPMNMVGFKGKGVSAWLSLASAYAMSVWVDIQNNVSAKLTASNRTLMQKIAEINQQVNQHCWVEDRFARGITDDGRVFGIAGDNEGKIFLNPQSWAFLSGAASGPQIPLMLNAIKQNLDTPYGCMMLAPCFTNMVEDIGRVTQKFPGTAENGSVYNHASAFYAYSLFTLGESDLGFEQLKKMLSTDKDILTKGQLPLFIPNYYRGAYYQFPNEAGKSSQLFNTGTVAWFYRCLIEQVFGVSGCKQGLLIKPQLPSDWPQAKIIRQFRGATFKICYLRDKNCLQQEVWLDEQLLESNCITEFTAGNTYQVVVKLPFIGANSHDK
- a CDS encoding efflux RND transporter periplasmic adaptor subunit, yielding MSANSRKILIGKIIKWLVAPIAILLFSLTVVNWLDENKPQPNERPRRIKLHKVFVHQATQSSAALMGHSQGQMLPKQDLEIRSEVTGKIDKLSDNLVNGGKVKQGELLIQIDQSDYLLEVIQRQSRVAQAEQQLTKVQAESESAQRELADLGRKNPSDLALGIPQLKQAEASLDAAKADLAVAELALKRTQIFAPFDARIEKETLTIGQYLNRGGLVAQLHGNDVMEVRLPMTAEQFSQIGLPLDYYTQYADSEFAVELSAQVGQNEYRWNAKIIRVEAAIDSQTRSLYAVAEVHNPSDNQQPLLKGLFVNAQITGQLADEITELPKSALRSNEQLWVVDEDNRLQVKIAEIVQRNPDSIVVKNLPDHSLVITSALAIPTPGMPLQPLLPNGQLARKRPISDQLGSAAKKRKDGLRVTSEDKQKLALLGQNNAK